In Streptomyces asoensis, a single genomic region encodes these proteins:
- a CDS encoding anti-sigma factor domain-containing protein, which translates to MTIEEDPHAGLGAYVLHALSPADDAAFENHLAGCDPCRREAARLLETTARLGDRARSVPVAAQARARTLRTVARTRQDRVLHRSRAPGPRTVRLALAASLAASAALGALAVHQHVETDELRTQAVRAERQTHADGTAITEVLTASDAVVHTATLAGGTPAAVVVSRSEERAVFAAHGLPALTGGRVYELWYAAAAGDRRPAGLLTGGTASDSRVLKGPPADAVAVGITVEPAGGSPQPTTRPLGAVRLAA; encoded by the coding sequence ATGACCATCGAGGAGGACCCCCACGCCGGGCTCGGCGCCTATGTGCTGCACGCGCTGTCACCCGCCGACGACGCCGCGTTCGAGAACCACCTCGCCGGCTGCGACCCCTGCCGACGGGAGGCCGCCCGCCTCCTGGAGACCACCGCCCGCCTCGGCGACCGGGCGCGGAGCGTCCCGGTGGCAGCGCAGGCCCGCGCGCGCACCCTGCGGACCGTCGCCCGCACCCGTCAGGACCGCGTCCTCCACCGCTCCCGCGCACCCGGGCCCCGGACGGTGCGCCTCGCGCTCGCCGCGAGTCTCGCGGCGAGCGCGGCCCTCGGTGCCCTGGCCGTGCACCAGCACGTCGAGACCGACGAGCTGCGCACCCAGGCGGTCCGCGCCGAGCGGCAGACCCACGCCGACGGCACCGCGATCACCGAGGTCCTCACCGCGTCCGACGCCGTCGTCCACACGGCCACGCTGGCCGGCGGCACCCCCGCCGCCGTGGTGGTCTCCCGCTCCGAGGAACGGGCCGTCTTCGCCGCGCACGGTCTGCCCGCGCTGACCGGCGGAAGGGTCTACGAGCTCTGGTACGCGGCCGCGGCGGGCGACCGGCGCCCGGCCGGCCTGCTGACCGGGGGGACGGCGAGCGACTCCCGCGTCCTGAAGGGCCCGCCCGCCGACGCCGTCGCCGTGGGAATCACCGTGGAACCGGCCGGCGGCTCACCACAGCCCACCACCAGGCCGCTCGGCGCCGTGCGCCTCGCCGCCTGA
- the cobA gene encoding uroporphyrinogen-III C-methyltransferase — protein sequence MAEHPAYPVGLRLAGRRVVVLGGGQVAQRRLPALIAAGADIHLVSPAATPSVEAMADAGEITWTRRPYTEGDLADAWYALIATSDREANGRASAEAEAHRVWCVRSDDADLATAWTPATGHSEGVTVAVLTTDARGRDPRHTAAIRDAVVEGLRDGTLVAPHHRTRTPGVALVGGGPGDPDLITVRGRRLLAEADVVIADRLGPRDLLAELPPHVEVIDAAKIPYGRYMAQEAINNALIEHAKQGKSVVRLKGGDPYVFGRGMEELQALAEAGIACTVVPGISSSISVPGAVGIPVTHRGVAHEFTVVSGHVAPDDERSLVDWASLAKLTGTLVVLMGVDKIGKIADTLVAHGKSPDTPVALVQEGTTAAQRRVDATLATAAEAVRTQDVRPPAVIVIGAVVAVGSPTSE from the coding sequence ATGGCCGAACACCCCGCCTATCCCGTAGGCCTCCGTCTCGCCGGCCGCAGGGTCGTCGTCCTCGGCGGCGGACAGGTCGCCCAGCGCCGTCTGCCCGCCCTGATCGCGGCGGGCGCCGACATCCACCTGGTGTCGCCCGCGGCGACCCCGTCGGTGGAGGCGATGGCGGACGCCGGTGAGATCACCTGGACGAGGCGCCCGTACACCGAGGGCGACCTCGCCGACGCCTGGTACGCCCTCATCGCCACGAGCGACCGCGAGGCCAACGGCCGGGCCTCCGCGGAGGCCGAGGCCCACCGCGTCTGGTGCGTGCGCTCCGACGACGCCGACCTGGCCACGGCCTGGACCCCGGCGACCGGGCACAGCGAGGGCGTCACGGTCGCCGTGCTCACCACGGACGCGCGGGGCCGCGATCCCCGGCACACCGCGGCCATCCGTGACGCGGTCGTCGAGGGCCTGCGCGACGGCACGCTCGTCGCCCCGCACCACCGCACCCGCACGCCCGGTGTGGCGCTGGTCGGCGGCGGTCCCGGTGACCCGGACCTGATCACGGTCCGCGGACGCCGTCTCCTCGCCGAGGCCGACGTCGTCATCGCCGACCGGCTCGGCCCGCGCGACCTGCTCGCCGAACTCCCGCCGCACGTCGAGGTGATCGACGCGGCGAAGATCCCCTACGGCCGGTACATGGCCCAGGAGGCCATCAACAACGCGCTGATCGAGCACGCCAAGCAGGGCAAGTCGGTGGTCCGCCTCAAGGGTGGCGACCCGTACGTCTTCGGGCGCGGCATGGAGGAGCTCCAGGCCCTCGCCGAGGCGGGCATCGCCTGCACGGTGGTGCCCGGCATCTCCAGTTCCATCTCCGTCCCGGGTGCCGTCGGCATCCCGGTCACGCACCGGGGCGTCGCCCACGAGTTCACCGTGGTCAGCGGCCATGTCGCCCCCGACGACGAGCGTTCCCTGGTCGACTGGGCCTCCCTGGCCAAGCTCACCGGCACGCTGGTGGTCCTCATGGGCGTCGACAAGATCGGGAAGATCGCCGACACACTCGTCGCGCACGGCAAGTCCCCCGACACCCCGGTCGCCCTCGTCCAGGAGGGCACGACGGCCGCGCAGCGCCGCGTCGACGCCACCCTCGCGACGGCCGCCGAGGCGGTCCGCACGCAGGACGTCCGGCCGCCGGCGGTGATCGTCATCGGCGCGGTCGTCGCGGTCGGCTCGCCCACCTCCGAGTAA
- the cobT gene encoding nicotinate-nucleotide--dimethylbenzimidazole phosphoribosyltransferase, whose amino-acid sequence MTDTGQVPGEGLPENAGMVEQPGAPAHGAYTYLSETTAEDEDLLLLPGAQSAWGNEVAPPAPEPVVETVHEPGAHETGGRDSGSVDLSGVRLPGPSVPQTAPRRPLHLGPPIPDASASPVRSLADRGPAGAPVRQPGPSAAGPDYLDAPQLREPAPQGASPWGAAQATAQAPVAHGVTAAETVVPAPAAAPQRPEPVGVAQAVVARVATEAIAATAAQETPAAPETADAVTETVRTTAPVAGYGLVDPGELLGAAMMAEAEQEAPFAEDGQPGQEQPGVPSAGDGETPGVPGVTAVADTAAPVPAGEEPEESPSPETAPAQDQQAAAPADGRPAEPVVAEPARPAEAVAHAEAADPTETAAPAQAFEAAGAVEPVGVPEADAGQAAVAEVTGAAQASPAEAGPEHEASATQAPVEPQETQEPHAGPGENPTPAPADEVSADESVPAVGVLPVADPGAASETTGISEATPPQTPVPEAAEASAPAPTVIPDALGPATPATEAAVTAPAAGTADTPAEPEAPATPLVEAVTAAEAPALADAAVAPVAAAPEEPAAPPAEAGPESASPVDNAPEPAEAAAADVHPVPAPQSDAQLPSDAQLPSDVQPSSVAEAGQVAPVPVSQEADLASHTPDEPVAETAVAAGPEAVPGSGPAAVTAVPAEQSAPVLAAPLAGPQQQPQPQGLPDPEPVSEPQTASAPEPVTAVSPVEAPAGSAAAAGSLAPSVEASDPAHPQQPVTVASTGLPVTAPEPLADAPAVEPLAMAAPSAGPDRVGPANGPREPGRADAPEPADGAVRLVADQPLNRFVPVEGTVPTTPHLAPTPPHPLTLPTQEQAPDAVADGPRTAGTPGAQPAVTVPAPRGAAPAPAPAIPDTEHQTDADHDPEVAQSPEDLETRAADQEEGPAAVEEAQESTGPAAPAYDDAEREAVLKVMRERRDIRNGFRADPIPHEVLLRVLEAAHTAPSVGHSQPWDFVVIRSADTRRAMHELATRQRDAYAKSLPKGRAKQFKELKIEAILDTPVNIVVTADPTRGGRHTLGRHTQPQMAPYSSALAVENLWLAARAEGLGVGWVSFFDEREMVRALGLPEHLEVVAYLCVGYVDEFPDEPELMQAGWAKRRPLSWVVHEETYGRRALPGEDPHDLLAETVASVRPLDAKALGEAWERQKRMTKPAGALGMLEIISAQLSGLSRQCPPPIPEPAAVAIFAGDHGVHAQGVTPWPQEVTAQMVANFLGGGAVCNAFATQVGAEVCVVDVGVAADLPATPGLLPRKIRAGTSDMTTGPAMTREEAKQAIEVGIETARDLVAAGNKALLTGEMGIANTTASAALISVFTGADPAEVTGRGTGINDETLARKTEVVRRALEVHQPDPADPIGVLAAIGGFEHAAMVGLLLGGASLRTPVILDGVSAGAAALVARAIAPEVLAACIAGHRSAEPGHVAALNKLGLRPLVDLDLRLGEGTGALLALPLVQSTARAMHEVATFDSAGVTEK is encoded by the coding sequence ATGACCGACACCGGCCAGGTTCCGGGCGAGGGACTGCCGGAGAACGCAGGCATGGTGGAACAGCCGGGCGCCCCCGCGCACGGTGCGTACACCTACCTCTCCGAGACCACCGCCGAGGACGAAGACCTGTTGCTGCTGCCGGGTGCCCAGAGCGCGTGGGGCAACGAGGTGGCGCCGCCGGCCCCGGAACCGGTGGTCGAGACGGTGCACGAGCCGGGTGCGCACGAGACCGGCGGCCGTGACAGCGGCTCGGTCGACCTCAGCGGCGTCCGGCTGCCCGGCCCGTCCGTGCCGCAGACGGCCCCGCGCCGCCCCCTGCACCTCGGTCCGCCGATCCCCGACGCCTCCGCGAGCCCGGTCCGCTCCCTCGCCGACCGGGGTCCGGCCGGCGCGCCGGTGCGGCAGCCGGGTCCGTCGGCCGCAGGCCCGGACTACCTCGACGCCCCCCAGCTGCGCGAGCCGGCCCCGCAGGGCGCGTCCCCCTGGGGCGCCGCGCAGGCCACGGCCCAGGCGCCGGTCGCCCACGGGGTGACGGCTGCCGAAACGGTTGTTCCGGCACCGGCCGCGGCACCGCAGCGGCCCGAGCCGGTCGGCGTCGCCCAGGCCGTCGTGGCCCGGGTCGCGACCGAGGCGATCGCCGCGACCGCCGCCCAGGAGACCCCCGCGGCGCCGGAGACCGCCGACGCCGTCACCGAGACCGTGCGGACCACGGCGCCCGTGGCCGGTTACGGGCTCGTCGACCCCGGAGAGCTGCTCGGAGCCGCGATGATGGCGGAGGCCGAGCAGGAGGCTCCGTTCGCCGAGGACGGGCAGCCGGGACAGGAACAGCCCGGCGTCCCCTCCGCCGGTGACGGCGAGACGCCCGGCGTGCCCGGGGTCACCGCCGTCGCGGACACCGCGGCCCCCGTGCCCGCGGGCGAGGAGCCCGAAGAGTCGCCGAGCCCCGAGACCGCGCCCGCGCAGGACCAGCAGGCCGCCGCCCCGGCGGACGGCCGACCGGCCGAACCCGTCGTGGCCGAGCCGGCGAGACCGGCCGAAGCCGTGGCACACGCCGAAGCGGCGGATCCGACGGAGACGGCAGCACCGGCGCAGGCCTTCGAGGCCGCCGGGGCCGTCGAGCCCGTGGGCGTTCCCGAGGCGGACGCCGGACAGGCGGCCGTCGCAGAGGTGACCGGGGCCGCTCAGGCGAGCCCGGCCGAGGCCGGCCCCGAGCACGAGGCTTCAGCGACGCAGGCGCCCGTGGAACCCCAGGAGACACAGGAGCCCCACGCCGGCCCCGGCGAGAACCCGACCCCGGCCCCGGCCGACGAGGTGTCCGCCGACGAGTCGGTTCCGGCCGTCGGTGTCCTTCCCGTGGCCGACCCGGGCGCTGCCTCCGAGACCACAGGGATCTCCGAGGCCACACCCCCGCAGACTCCCGTACCCGAAGCCGCTGAGGCGTCCGCGCCCGCGCCGACGGTGATCCCCGACGCGCTCGGACCGGCGACGCCCGCCACGGAAGCGGCCGTGACCGCGCCCGCGGCCGGGACGGCCGACACGCCCGCCGAACCGGAGGCGCCCGCCACGCCGCTGGTCGAGGCCGTCACGGCTGCCGAAGCCCCCGCGCTCGCCGACGCGGCCGTGGCGCCCGTCGCGGCCGCCCCCGAAGAGCCCGCCGCGCCGCCGGCCGAGGCCGGGCCCGAGTCCGCGTCGCCGGTGGACAACGCTCCGGAGCCGGCCGAGGCGGCGGCTGCGGACGTGCACCCGGTGCCCGCGCCGCAGTCGGACGCGCAGCTCCCGTCGGACGCGCAGCTCCCGTCCGACGTGCAGCCCTCGTCGGTGGCGGAGGCCGGGCAGGTGGCTCCCGTCCCGGTGTCCCAGGAAGCGGACCTCGCGTCCCACACCCCGGACGAGCCGGTCGCGGAGACGGCCGTCGCGGCCGGTCCCGAAGCCGTGCCCGGATCCGGACCCGCGGCCGTGACCGCGGTCCCCGCCGAGCAGTCGGCACCCGTCCTCGCCGCACCTCTCGCGGGGCCTCAGCAGCAGCCCCAGCCCCAGGGACTTCCGGACCCGGAGCCCGTGTCGGAGCCGCAGACGGCCTCCGCCCCGGAACCGGTGACCGCCGTCTCGCCCGTCGAGGCACCGGCCGGGTCCGCCGCCGCCGCCGGGTCCTTGGCCCCCTCCGTGGAGGCGTCCGACCCCGCGCACCCGCAGCAGCCCGTGACGGTCGCGTCCACCGGTCTCCCCGTCACCGCCCCCGAGCCGCTCGCCGACGCCCCCGCAGTGGAACCCCTCGCGATGGCCGCCCCCTCGGCGGGACCGGACCGGGTCGGCCCGGCGAACGGGCCGCGCGAGCCCGGCCGGGCCGACGCGCCCGAGCCGGCGGACGGCGCGGTGCGGCTCGTCGCGGACCAGCCCCTGAACCGGTTCGTGCCGGTCGAGGGCACGGTGCCCACCACCCCGCACCTGGCTCCCACCCCGCCGCACCCCCTCACGCTCCCCACGCAGGAGCAGGCCCCCGACGCGGTGGCGGACGGCCCGCGGACCGCCGGCACGCCCGGCGCGCAGCCCGCCGTCACCGTCCCCGCTCCCCGCGGGGCCGCCCCCGCTCCCGCCCCGGCGATCCCGGACACGGAGCACCAGACCGACGCCGACCACGACCCCGAGGTCGCGCAGAGCCCGGAGGACCTGGAGACCAGGGCCGCCGACCAGGAAGAGGGCCCGGCCGCAGTGGAAGAAGCGCAGGAGTCCACCGGCCCCGCCGCACCCGCGTACGACGACGCCGAGCGCGAGGCCGTGCTCAAGGTCATGCGGGAGCGCCGGGACATCCGCAACGGTTTCCGCGCCGACCCGATCCCGCACGAGGTGCTGCTGCGTGTCCTGGAGGCCGCCCACACCGCGCCCTCCGTCGGCCACTCGCAGCCCTGGGACTTCGTCGTCATCCGCTCCGCCGACACCCGGCGCGCGATGCACGAGCTGGCCACCCGTCAGCGCGACGCCTACGCGAAATCGCTGCCCAAGGGCCGGGCGAAGCAGTTCAAGGAACTGAAGATCGAGGCCATCCTCGACACCCCGGTGAACATCGTCGTCACCGCCGACCCGACCCGCGGCGGCCGGCACACCCTCGGCCGGCACACCCAGCCGCAGATGGCGCCGTACTCCTCCGCGCTCGCGGTCGAGAACCTGTGGCTCGCCGCCCGCGCCGAGGGCCTCGGCGTCGGCTGGGTCAGCTTCTTCGACGAGCGGGAGATGGTCCGCGCGCTGGGCCTGCCCGAGCACCTCGAAGTCGTCGCCTACCTGTGCGTCGGCTACGTCGACGAGTTCCCGGACGAGCCCGAGCTGATGCAGGCGGGCTGGGCCAAGCGCCGTCCGCTGTCCTGGGTCGTCCACGAGGAGACGTACGGCCGTCGCGCGCTGCCCGGCGAGGACCCGCACGACCTGCTCGCCGAGACCGTGGCCAGCGTCCGGCCGCTCGACGCCAAGGCGCTCGGCGAGGCCTGGGAGCGGCAGAAGCGGATGACGAAGCCGGCCGGCGCGCTCGGCATGCTCGAGATCATCTCGGCGCAGCTCTCCGGGCTCTCCCGGCAGTGCCCGCCGCCGATCCCGGAGCCCGCGGCCGTCGCGATCTTCGCCGGTGACCACGGCGTGCACGCGCAGGGCGTCACTCCCTGGCCGCAGGAGGTGACGGCCCAGATGGTCGCCAACTTCCTCGGCGGGGGAGCGGTCTGCAACGCCTTCGCCACCCAGGTGGGCGCCGAGGTCTGCGTGGTGGACGTGGGCGTCGCCGCCGACCTCCCCGCCACCCCGGGTCTGCTGCCCCGCAAGATCCGCGCGGGCACGTCCGACATGACCACCGGTCCCGCGATGACCCGCGAGGAGGCCAAGCAGGCCATCGAGGTCGGGATCGAGACCGCCCGCGACCTGGTCGCGGCCGGCAACAAGGCGCTGCTCACGGGTGAGATGGGCATCGCCAACACCACGGCGTCGGCGGCCCTCATCTCGGTCTTCACGGGCGCCGACCCGGCCGAGGTCACCGGCCGGGGCACGGGGATCAACGACGAGACCCTCGCCCGCAAGACCGAGGTCGTGCGCCGCGCCCTGGAGGTCCACCAGCCGGACCCGGCCGACCCCATCGGCGTCCTGGCCGCGATCGGCGGCTTCGAGCACGCGGCGATGGTCGGCCTCCTCCTCGGCGGCGCCTCCCTGCGCACGCCCGTGATCCTGGACGGCGTCAGCGCCGGCGCCGCCGCCCTGGTCGCCCGCGCCATCGCCCCCGAGGTCCTCGCGGCCTGCATCGCGGGGCACCGCAGCGCCGAACCGGGGCACGTCGCCGCCCTGAACAAGCTGGGCCTGCGACCCCTGGTCGACCTCGACCTCCGCCTCGGGGAGGGGACCGGCGCGCTGCTGGCCCTGCCGCTGGTGCAGAGCACGGCCCGCGCCATGCACGAGGTGGCGACGTTCGACTCGGCGGGCGTGACCGAGAAGTAG
- the sigK gene encoding ECF RNA polymerase sigma factor SigK, with amino-acid sequence MPHGDDPPARVEDLLARVADGDRDAFTGVYDALAGSVMGLACRILRDVAQAEEVTQEVMIEIWRTADRYRPERGTAKAWVLTVAHRRAVDRVRSARAGAEREQRTGVLAPERPFDEVAEIVQDHDEHRRLHRCLTSLSRKERVPLMLAYYQGLTCLEVAEALSTPEGTVKSRMRAGLRRLRACLEADT; translated from the coding sequence TTGCCGCACGGTGACGACCCGCCCGCCCGGGTGGAGGATCTGCTGGCCCGGGTGGCCGACGGCGACCGGGACGCCTTCACCGGCGTCTACGACGCGCTCGCGGGCAGCGTCATGGGACTGGCCTGCCGGATCCTGCGGGACGTCGCCCAGGCGGAGGAGGTGACCCAGGAGGTCATGATCGAGATCTGGCGCACCGCGGACCGCTACCGCCCCGAGCGGGGAACGGCGAAGGCCTGGGTGCTCACCGTGGCCCACCGGCGGGCGGTGGACCGCGTCCGCTCCGCCCGGGCGGGCGCCGAGCGCGAACAGCGCACGGGCGTCCTCGCACCGGAGCGCCCCTTCGACGAGGTCGCCGAGATCGTCCAGGACCACGACGAGCACCGCCGGCTGCACCGCTGTCTCACCTCGCTGTCCCGCAAGGAGCGGGTGCCGCTGATGCTCGCCTACTACCAGGGCCTGACCTGTCTCGAGGTCGCCGAGGCCCTCTCCACCCCCGAAGGCACGGTGAAGTCCCGCATGCGGGCGGGGCTGCGGCGGCTGCGCGCCTGTCTGGAGGCCGACACATGA
- a CDS encoding zf-TFIIB domain-containing protein: MQCPKCHAQMHTYNRNGVQIEQCSNCRGIFLDYGELEALTRVESQWSQPAPPPPGAPQAYPAAPAAPAWGAPHGGGHHGGGHYGGHHRHKSFGHMLFSS, encoded by the coding sequence ATGCAGTGCCCCAAGTGTCACGCCCAGATGCACACGTACAACCGCAACGGTGTCCAGATCGAACAGTGCAGCAACTGCCGTGGGATCTTCCTGGACTACGGCGAGCTGGAGGCGCTGACCCGCGTCGAGTCCCAGTGGTCCCAGCCGGCGCCGCCGCCCCCGGGAGCCCCGCAGGCGTACCCGGCCGCCCCGGCCGCTCCCGCCTGGGGCGCCCCGCACGGCGGCGGTCACCACGGCGGTGGTCACTACGGCGGCCACCACCGCCACAAGAGCTTCGGCCACATGCTGTTCTCCAGCTGA
- a CDS encoding phosphotransferase family protein — MTSPATERPLLTDLTLRAGARAHEITSACPCGAATLADRPDATVVRHAGTVAKAHAPGTDPAGLAPRLALAARLPDVFLPPLAPAATPLHGRLVTFWPYGTPVDPEDPDAAPWEAAGTLLARLHRAPAPAALPAMRGPAKAAHAVARLRAAGPHPAVAPVLSAWRALPGWARGEAPAPGAGSVCHGDLHLGQLVRHPAPDGPWRLIDVDDLGVGVPAWDLARPAAWYACGLLPAEEWTRFLTAYRSGHGPAVPPDGDPWGALDVPARALTVQSAARAVTKALADGRPLDEVELCLVDACARMGFVPPQLAADSAK, encoded by the coding sequence GTGACCAGCCCCGCGACCGAGCGCCCCCTGCTCACCGATCTCACCCTGCGGGCCGGCGCCCGGGCCCACGAGATCACCTCGGCCTGTCCGTGCGGCGCGGCGACCCTCGCCGACCGCCCCGACGCCACCGTCGTCCGGCATGCCGGCACCGTCGCCAAGGCCCACGCCCCCGGCACGGACCCGGCCGGTCTCGCCCCCCGCCTCGCCCTGGCCGCCCGCCTCCCCGACGTCTTCCTCCCGCCGCTCGCACCGGCGGCGACCCCGCTGCACGGACGCCTGGTGACCTTCTGGCCGTACGGCACCCCGGTGGACCCGGAGGACCCGGACGCCGCGCCCTGGGAGGCCGCCGGGACCTTGCTCGCCCGGCTGCACCGCGCACCCGCCCCGGCCGCCCTGCCCGCGATGCGCGGACCCGCGAAGGCCGCCCACGCCGTGGCCCGGTTGCGCGCGGCCGGACCGCATCCGGCCGTCGCCCCCGTCCTGTCCGCCTGGCGCGCGCTCCCCGGCTGGGCCCGCGGCGAGGCCCCCGCGCCCGGCGCCGGCTCCGTCTGCCACGGTGACCTCCACCTCGGCCAGCTCGTCCGCCACCCGGCCCCCGACGGCCCCTGGCGCCTGATCGACGTGGACGATCTCGGCGTCGGCGTCCCGGCCTGGGATCTCGCCCGCCCCGCCGCCTGGTACGCGTGCGGGCTGCTCCCGGCCGAGGAGTGGACCCGCTTCCTGACGGCCTACCGGAGCGGACACGGCCCCGCCGTGCCGCCCGACGGCGATCCCTGGGGCGCCCTGGACGTCCCGGCGCGCGCACTCACCGTGCAGAGTGCGGCACGGGCCGTCACCAAGGCGCTCGCGGACGGCCGTCCGCTCGACGAGGTCGAGCTGTGCCTGGTGGACGCCTGTGCCCGAATGGGTTTCGTCCCCCCGCAGTTGGCGGCGGATTCGGCGAAGTAG
- a CDS encoding TrmH family RNA methyltransferase yields MADLISVEDPDDPRLRDYTGLTDVELRRKREPAEGLFIAEGEKVIRRAKDAGYEMRSMLLSAKWVDVMRDVIDELPAPVYAVTPELAERVTGYHVHRGALASMQRKPLPAAADLLLAARRGVAPADPPDDAGQRVAIFEGFVDHANLGAAFRSAAALGIRAILLSPDCADPLYRRAIKVSMGAVFSVPYARFDTWPAGLDVVRDAGYDILAMTPDEKATPLDRLHPERFERCAIMLGSEGHGLSTYALRAADEWVRIPMSAGIDSLNVAAASAVAFYATRPRPA; encoded by the coding sequence GTGGCCGATCTCATCAGCGTTGAGGACCCCGACGACCCGCGCCTGCGCGACTACACCGGCCTGACCGACGTCGAGCTGCGCCGCAAGCGCGAGCCCGCGGAGGGCCTGTTCATCGCCGAGGGCGAGAAGGTCATCCGCCGGGCCAAGGACGCCGGCTACGAGATGCGCTCCATGCTGCTGTCCGCCAAGTGGGTCGACGTCATGCGCGACGTCATCGACGAGCTCCCGGCGCCGGTCTACGCCGTCACCCCGGAGCTCGCCGAGCGGGTGACCGGCTATCACGTCCATCGCGGCGCGCTCGCCTCGATGCAGCGCAAGCCCCTGCCGGCCGCCGCCGACCTCCTCCTCGCCGCCCGCCGTGGCGTCGCCCCCGCCGACCCGCCGGACGACGCGGGTCAGCGCGTCGCGATCTTCGAGGGCTTCGTCGACCACGCGAACCTCGGCGCGGCCTTCCGCAGCGCGGCGGCGCTCGGCATCCGGGCGATCCTGCTGTCACCGGACTGCGCGGACCCGCTCTACCGGCGGGCGATCAAGGTGTCGATGGGCGCCGTCTTCTCGGTCCCCTATGCCCGCTTCGACACCTGGCCGGCCGGACTCGACGTCGTCCGCGACGCCGGGTACGACATCCTCGCCATGACCCCGGACGAGAAGGCGACCCCGCTCGACCGGCTGCACCCGGAGCGCTTCGAGCGGTGCGCCATCATGCTCGGGTCGGAGGGCCACGGCCTGTCCACGTACGCCCTGCGGGCGGCCGACGAATGGGTGCGCATCCCGATGTCCGCCGGGATCGACTCGCTGAACGTTGCCGCGGCCTCCGCCGTCGCGTTCTACGCGACCCGCCCGAGGCCCGCCTGA
- a CDS encoding serine/threonine-protein kinase gives MNMAMMRLRREDPRVVGSFRLHRRLGAGGMGVVYLGSDKKGQRVALKVIRPDLAEDQEFRSRFAREVSAARRIRGGCTARLVAADLDAERPWFATQYVPGPSLHDKVNDEGPLGAAELASIGAALSEGLVAVHEAGVVHRDLKPSNILLSPKGPRIIDFGIAWATGASTLTHVGTAVGSPGFLAPEQVRGALVTPATDVFSLGATLAYASTADSPFGHGSSEVMLYRVVHEEPHLHGVPDALAPLVRACLAKDPEERPSTLDLSLRLKEIATREAQGLAEARPPVPRAAEADRPTGRLSDAGHPERTLRQQTGPGTSSPRGGPPSARGPVPSRGGAPRGGNTGRGGGAASSRSGARPAPPRGTRPGTGRPASRTGGAGRPGPRTTGTGRRPANPRLLRQRLFVFVVVTLLVALGIALVQGCEGPARGLGGRDGVVRQETQRTVPLPGDPLGD, from the coding sequence ATGAACATGGCGATGATGCGCCTGAGGCGCGAGGACCCGCGCGTCGTCGGCTCGTTCAGGCTTCACCGACGGCTCGGCGCGGGCGGGATGGGCGTCGTCTACCTGGGCTCCGACAAGAAGGGGCAGCGGGTCGCGCTCAAGGTGATCCGGCCCGATCTGGCGGAGGACCAGGAGTTCCGGTCCCGGTTCGCGCGCGAGGTGTCGGCCGCCCGGCGGATCCGCGGCGGATGCACGGCCCGGCTGGTGGCCGCGGACCTGGACGCCGAGCGGCCGTGGTTCGCCACGCAGTACGTACCCGGCCCCTCCCTGCACGACAAGGTCAACGACGAGGGGCCGCTCGGGGCCGCCGAGCTGGCCTCGATCGGGGCGGCGCTGTCGGAGGGGCTCGTCGCCGTCCACGAGGCCGGGGTCGTGCACCGCGACCTGAAGCCCTCCAACATCCTGCTCTCCCCCAAGGGCCCGCGGATCATCGACTTCGGCATCGCCTGGGCGACCGGCGCCTCCACACTGACCCACGTCGGCACGGCGGTCGGCTCCCCCGGGTTCCTCGCGCCCGAGCAGGTGCGCGGGGCGCTGGTCACCCCGGCCACGGACGTGTTCTCGCTCGGCGCCACGCTCGCCTACGCCTCCACCGCCGACTCGCCCTTCGGGCACGGCAGTTCCGAGGTGATGCTGTACCGCGTGGTGCACGAGGAGCCGCATCTGCACGGCGTACCGGACGCGCTGGCGCCGCTGGTGCGGGCCTGTCTGGCGAAGGACCCCGAGGAACGGCCCAGCACGCTCGATCTGTCGCTGCGCCTGAAGGAGATCGCCACCCGGGAGGCCCAGGGTCTCGCCGAGGCACGTCCCCCGGTGCCCCGGGCGGCCGAGGCGGACCGCCCGACGGGCCGCCTCTCCGACGCCGGTCACCCGGAGCGCACGCTGCGTCAGCAGACCGGACCCGGAACCTCGTCGCCGCGCGGCGGGCCGCCGTCGGCACGCGGTCCGGTTCCTTCCCGGGGCGGCGCGCCCCGCGGGGGGAACACCGGACGCGGTGGCGGCGCCGCCTCCTCGCGGTCCGGGGCCCGGCCGGCTCCCCCGCGCGGCACGCGGCCCGGCACCGGACGGCCCGCCTCCCGGACCGGCGGGGCGGGGCGTCCCGGGCCGAGGACCACGGGAACCGGGCGGCGGCCCGCCAACCCGCGTCTGCTGCGCCAGCGGCTGTTCGTGTTCGTCGTGGTGACCCTGCTGGTCGCGCTGGGCATCGCTCTCGTCCAGGGCTGCGAGGGACCCGCGCGCGGGCTCGGCGGCCGGGACGGCGTCGTACGGCAGGAGACGCAGCGCACGGTGCCGCTGCCGGGCGACCCGCTCGGGGACTGA